TGTCATCACGAGTTCACTTGTGTGTTGTGTGACGTGAACTAAGGGGCTACAGGGCTTCGTCGTTCTGCTCGCCGGTACGGATCCGAATGACCTGGTCAACATTGGTGATAAAGATCTTACCATCACCGACCTGACCGGTTCGGGCAGCCCCGACAATCGCTTCCACCACCTTATCCAGTGCAGCATCTCCCACAACGACTTCCAGCTTGACTTTGGGCATAAAGTCCACGATGTACTCAGCACCACGATAGGTTTCTTTGTGGCCTTTCTGACGCCCAAATCCGCGAACTTCCGTGACGGTCATTCCGTGGATACCCGCTTCTGTGATTGCACTTTTGACATCTTCCAGCTTGAAGTGCCGTACAATTGCTTCCACTTTTTTCATGATCAAGTCTCCTGTGACACTTTAGTGTCCTGCTATCGGTTGATACTGAGTCATTGGCG
The DNA window shown above is from Fuerstiella sp. and carries:
- a CDS encoding P-II family nitrogen regulator, which encodes MKKVEAIVRHFKLEDVKSAITEAGIHGMTVTEVRGFGRQKGHKETYRGAEYIVDFMPKVKLEVVVGDAALDKVVEAIVGAARTGQVGDGKIFITNVDQVIRIRTGEQNDEAL